A window of Cohnella herbarum contains these coding sequences:
- the trmFO gene encoding FADH(2)-oxidizing methylenetetrahydrofolate--tRNA-(uracil(54)-C(5))-methyltransferase TrmFO yields MNEVQSVTVIGAGLAGSEAAWQIAKQGVPVTLYEMRPVKQTPAHHTEGFAELVCSNSLRANGLANAVGVLKEEMRRLDSLILSCADLHAVPAGGALAVDRDGFSAEVTKRLREHPLITVVNEEVTEIPQDGIVVIATGPLTSPELSDSIKRLMGEEYFYFFDAAAPIVEKDSIDLDKVFLASRYDKGEAAYLNCPMTEAEFDVFYEALTTAETAAVKDFEKEMYFEGCMPIEVMAKRGKQTVLFGPMKPVGLIDPRTGAKSHAVIQLRQDNAAGTLYNLVGFQTHLKWGEQKRVFSLIPGLENAEFVRYGVMHRNTFINSPKLLRPTYQFQARETLFFAGQMTGVEGYVESAASGLISGLNAGRLANGQQPLTLPAHTTLGSMAHYITTADFKHFQPMNANFGLFPPLGHRVRSKKEKNEAIAARALESIDALSLEIKGNSGL; encoded by the coding sequence TTGAACGAAGTCCAATCGGTGACGGTAATCGGCGCGGGCCTGGCCGGCAGCGAGGCCGCTTGGCAGATCGCCAAGCAGGGCGTCCCCGTCACATTATATGAAATGCGCCCGGTAAAGCAGACGCCGGCCCACCATACGGAGGGTTTTGCCGAATTAGTGTGCAGCAATAGCTTAAGAGCAAACGGTTTGGCTAACGCGGTCGGCGTATTGAAGGAAGAGATGAGGCGTCTTGATTCCCTGATCCTTTCCTGCGCGGATTTGCACGCCGTTCCCGCCGGAGGGGCGCTCGCGGTAGATCGTGACGGTTTCTCGGCCGAAGTCACGAAGCGGCTTCGCGAGCATCCGTTGATAACGGTCGTTAATGAGGAAGTCACGGAAATCCCGCAAGACGGCATCGTGGTGATCGCAACCGGCCCGCTTACGTCACCCGAACTGTCCGATAGCATCAAGCGGCTTATGGGCGAAGAATATTTTTACTTTTTCGATGCGGCCGCCCCGATCGTCGAGAAAGATTCCATAGATTTAGACAAGGTGTTCTTGGCTTCCCGTTACGATAAGGGCGAGGCGGCATACTTGAATTGTCCGATGACGGAAGCGGAATTCGACGTTTTCTATGAAGCGCTCACGACTGCCGAAACGGCGGCAGTGAAAGACTTCGAGAAGGAAATGTATTTCGAGGGTTGCATGCCTATCGAGGTTATGGCCAAACGCGGGAAGCAGACGGTGTTGTTCGGTCCGATGAAACCGGTCGGATTGATCGATCCGCGCACCGGGGCGAAGTCGCATGCCGTCATTCAGCTTCGTCAAGATAATGCGGCAGGAACGTTATATAACCTCGTCGGATTTCAGACTCATCTGAAATGGGGGGAACAGAAGCGGGTATTTTCTCTGATTCCGGGTCTAGAGAACGCTGAATTCGTCCGATACGGAGTCATGCATCGCAATACATTCATTAATTCGCCTAAGCTTCTTCGTCCGACCTATCAATTCCAAGCTAGAGAGACTTTGTTCTTCGCCGGCCAAATGACCGGAGTGGAAGGTTACGTCGAATCCGCGGCTTCGGGGCTCATCTCGGGGTTAAACGCGGGACGGTTAGCTAACGGCCAACAGCCTTTGACATTACCTGCCCACACCACTTTGGGGAGTATGGCACATTATATTACGACGGCGGATTTCAAACATTTCCAGCCGATGAACGCGAACTTCGGTTTGTTCCCTCCATTGGGGCATCGCGTGAGAAGCAAGAAGGAAAAGAACGAGGCCATAGCGGCTCGGGCATTGGAAAGCATCGACGCGCTAAGCTTGGAGATTAAAGGA
- the topA gene encoding type I DNA topoisomerase — MADSLVIVESPAKAKTIGKYLGSKFIVKASMGHIRDLPKSQIGVEVENDFQPKYITIRGKGSVLKELRDASKKVKKVYLAADPDREGEAIAWHLAHYLEIDEKDACRVVFNEITKQAVKDAFKNPRPIDMDLVNAQQARRVLDRLVGYKISPLLWKKVKKGLSAGRVQSVAVKLIYDRENEINAFIPEEYWSITAHLTKEKAAFEAKFHSLNGEKAELTSEADVKAVLAQMGNEDFVVGEVKEKERQRNPSPPFITSSLQQEAARKLNFRASKTMQIAQQLYEGVDLGKEGTVGLITYMRTDSTRISPVAQEEAKEYIEGKYGNAFVPETPRVYTKKNSNAQDAHEAIRPTSVLRDPESVKAFTSKDQLRLYKLIWERFVASQMASAVLDTMTVDLHNGPVTFRANGSKLKFAGFMKVYVEGNDDGTTDEDRLLPALGAGDKVKSKDIEPKQHFTQPPPRFTEARLVRTLEELGIGRPSTYAPTLETIQKRNYVAMEEKKFIPTELGELVIQLMEEFFPEILDAEFTANMEGDLDHVEEGTQDWVNVIGDFYKSFEVRLNFAEEEMKEIEIKDEPSDEICDKCGSPMVYKMGRFGKFLACSGFPNCRNTKPIIKETGVKCPKCGEGHVVERRSKKGRIFYGCNLYPGCDYVSWDKPVAKPCPSCGGLMIEKRVKGEIQYHCTVCSHSENVDDSEEAVE; from the coding sequence GTGGCGGATTCGCTCGTTATCGTAGAGTCACCGGCTAAAGCCAAAACGATCGGCAAATATTTGGGAAGTAAATTTATCGTTAAAGCGTCCATGGGGCATATTCGAGATTTACCCAAAAGCCAGATCGGGGTAGAGGTAGAAAATGATTTTCAGCCCAAATACATTACGATTCGCGGCAAGGGGAGCGTTCTGAAGGAACTTCGCGACGCCAGCAAAAAAGTCAAAAAAGTATATCTGGCGGCTGACCCCGACAGAGAAGGCGAAGCGATCGCGTGGCATTTGGCGCACTACTTGGAAATCGACGAGAAGGATGCTTGCCGCGTTGTTTTCAATGAAATTACGAAACAAGCGGTAAAGGATGCCTTTAAGAACCCTCGCCCGATCGATATGGATCTTGTGAATGCCCAACAGGCCAGACGGGTACTGGACCGATTGGTCGGGTACAAGATCAGCCCGTTATTATGGAAGAAAGTGAAAAAGGGACTGAGCGCCGGCAGAGTTCAATCGGTTGCGGTCAAACTCATATACGATCGGGAGAACGAGATCAATGCGTTTATCCCTGAAGAATATTGGAGCATCACCGCTCATTTGACAAAAGAAAAGGCCGCATTCGAGGCAAAGTTCCATTCCTTGAATGGAGAAAAAGCGGAGCTTACGAGCGAAGCCGACGTAAAAGCCGTTCTTGCGCAGATGGGGAACGAGGATTTCGTCGTAGGCGAAGTGAAGGAGAAAGAGCGGCAACGCAACCCTTCACCTCCGTTTATTACGAGCTCGCTTCAACAGGAAGCCGCGCGCAAGCTGAATTTCCGCGCTTCGAAGACGATGCAGATCGCCCAGCAGCTTTATGAAGGGGTCGACTTGGGTAAAGAAGGAACTGTCGGGTTAATTACTTATATGCGTACGGATTCCACGCGCATTTCCCCCGTTGCCCAAGAGGAAGCGAAAGAGTACATCGAGGGGAAATACGGGAACGCGTTCGTGCCGGAAACTCCGCGCGTATACACGAAGAAAAACTCGAACGCCCAGGATGCGCACGAAGCGATCCGTCCGACCTCGGTTCTTCGCGATCCGGAATCCGTTAAAGCCTTTACTTCTAAAGATCAGTTGCGTCTGTATAAACTGATATGGGAGAGGTTCGTTGCTAGCCAAATGGCTTCCGCCGTATTGGATACGATGACCGTCGATCTTCATAACGGACCGGTTACTTTTCGCGCGAACGGTTCCAAGCTGAAGTTCGCGGGCTTCATGAAAGTGTACGTGGAAGGCAATGACGACGGAACGACGGACGAAGATCGCTTGTTACCCGCGCTTGGCGCGGGGGATAAAGTGAAATCGAAGGATATCGAACCTAAGCAGCACTTTACGCAGCCTCCTCCGCGTTTTACGGAAGCTAGGCTCGTGAGAACGCTGGAGGAGTTAGGCATCGGGCGTCCGAGCACGTATGCTCCGACTTTGGAGACGATTCAGAAGAGAAATTACGTCGCGATGGAAGAGAAGAAATTCATTCCGACGGAGCTTGGAGAACTCGTTATTCAACTCATGGAGGAGTTTTTCCCGGAAATCCTAGATGCTGAATTCACGGCTAACATGGAAGGGGACCTTGACCATGTTGAGGAAGGAACCCAAGATTGGGTTAACGTCATCGGGGATTTCTACAAATCGTTCGAAGTCAGACTGAACTTCGCGGAAGAAGAAATGAAGGAAATCGAGATTAAAGACGAGCCTTCCGATGAAATTTGCGACAAATGCGGCAGTCCGATGGTCTATAAGATGGGACGTTTCGGCAAGTTCCTGGCCTGTTCGGGATTCCCGAATTGCCGCAATACGAAACCGATCATCAAGGAAACCGGCGTCAAATGTCCGAAATGCGGAGAAGGCCACGTCGTTGAACGCCGCAGCAAAAAAGGACGAATTTTTTACGGCTGCAATCTCTATCCCGGCTGCGATTACGTATCATGGGATAAGCCGGTTGCCAAGCCTTGTCCGAGTTGCGGCGGGTTGATGATTGAAAAGCGCGTGAAAGGCGAGATACAATATCATTGTACCGTCTGCAGCCATTCGGAGAACGTCGACGATTCAGAGGAAGCGGTAGAATAA
- the dprA gene encoding DNA-processing protein DprA, translated as MLIDNNKEEWFQLIREQDQEQQKTNQTKAVSKSEAMMTGIPREVLIALHETDGIGRISIANILQCGKAKGIGSLRHSADFLAGDWRDMGLSASQAAGIVANLRYDAIERRHGVHEEREIGLVTYLDDVYPELLRQIADPPWVMYHKGNWELVHNPTIAIVGTRLATGYGRKVTEDISEGCAQRMTVVSGLARGIDAAAHYGALRARYGTIAVLAGEVDRCYPPENKALYRELSNNGLIVSESPPGTILRPGLFPLRNRIIAGLSYGVIVVEAAQKSGALITADLALGYDRDVFIVPGQITSPRSKGALEYFRKGANPVLDETDIFQAYSHRLPASDIHSSSVQTSKQLGSQPENWTDAERLVYRLLLDNPCTIDELVTRSGMTFGHLHSVLLSLLIKRRIHQQPGSVYHVL; from the coding sequence TTGCTAATCGACAATAACAAAGAGGAGTGGTTTCAACTGATACGGGAACAAGATCAGGAACAACAGAAGACAAACCAAACGAAGGCCGTTTCTAAGTCGGAAGCCATGATGACGGGGATCCCTAGGGAAGTACTGATCGCTCTGCATGAAACGGACGGAATAGGGAGGATTTCGATCGCGAACATTCTCCAATGCGGTAAAGCAAAAGGGATTGGTTCATTAAGGCATTCGGCCGATTTTCTGGCGGGAGATTGGAGGGATATGGGGCTTAGCGCAAGTCAAGCCGCCGGAATTGTCGCCAATCTGCGATATGATGCTATCGAACGACGGCATGGCGTGCATGAAGAACGAGAGATCGGTCTCGTGACGTATTTGGACGACGTATATCCGGAGTTGCTGCGTCAAATAGCCGATCCACCCTGGGTTATGTATCATAAGGGAAATTGGGAACTTGTCCATAATCCCACGATCGCTATCGTCGGAACAAGACTTGCCACGGGTTATGGCCGCAAGGTGACCGAAGATATCTCAGAAGGCTGTGCGCAGCGCATGACGGTCGTCAGCGGTCTAGCCAGGGGAATTGACGCAGCCGCGCATTACGGCGCCTTACGTGCCCGTTACGGGACGATAGCGGTGTTGGCCGGCGAAGTCGATCGTTGTTATCCTCCCGAGAACAAGGCGCTTTATCGAGAATTGTCGAATAATGGCCTTATCGTTTCCGAGAGTCCGCCGGGCACGATCCTCCGGCCGGGACTTTTTCCGCTGCGCAATCGGATTATCGCGGGTTTATCTTACGGCGTCATCGTCGTAGAGGCCGCGCAGAAGAGCGGAGCGTTAATTACCGCGGATCTGGCGCTAGGTTACGATAGGGATGTGTTTATCGTGCCGGGTCAGATTACGTCTCCTAGAAGTAAAGGGGCTCTGGAGTATTTCAGAAAAGGCGCAAATCCCGTGTTGGACGAGACGGATATCTTTCAAGCCTATTCGCATAGGCTTCCGGCATCGGACATACATTCGTCGTCGGTTCAAACATCGAAACAGCTCGGTTCTCAGCCGGAAAATTGGACCGACGCCGAGCGCCTCGTGTATCGATTATTGCTAGATAATCCCTGCACGATCGACGAACTCGTTACCCGATCCGGGATGACATTTGGACATTTACACTCCGTTCTGCTATCTTTACTAATAAAAAGACGGATTCATCAACAACCCGGTTCTGTATATCATGTCCTTTAA
- the sucD gene encoding succinate--CoA ligase subunit alpha encodes MSILIDKNTKVITQGITGATGNFHAKGALDYGTQMVGGVTPGKGGTNVDFNLENGTTVSLPVFNTVLEAVKATGATASVIYVAPPFAADAIMEAVDAELELVICITEGIPVLDMVKVMRFMEGKKTRLIGPNCPGVITPGEIKIGIMPGYIHQKGHVGVVSRSGTLTYEAVHQLTSSGIGQSSAVGIGGDPVKGSEFIDILKLFNEDPDTYAVIMIGEIGGTAEEEAAEWVKANMTKPVVGFIGGATAPAGKRMGHAGAIISGGKGTAAEKISVLEACGIRVAPTPSDMGATLVAVLEEKGLLEKCKV; translated from the coding sequence ATGAGTATTCTGATCGATAAAAACACCAAGGTGATCACCCAAGGCATCACGGGCGCAACGGGAAATTTCCACGCCAAGGGTGCACTGGATTATGGTACGCAAATGGTCGGCGGCGTTACACCGGGTAAAGGTGGCACAAACGTAGACTTCAACTTGGAAAACGGCACGACGGTTTCTTTGCCGGTATTCAATACGGTTTTGGAAGCCGTAAAAGCAACAGGCGCTACGGCGTCCGTTATCTACGTGGCCCCTCCGTTCGCGGCTGACGCGATTATGGAAGCGGTAGATGCAGAACTTGAACTTGTCATCTGTATTACGGAAGGAATTCCGGTACTCGACATGGTCAAAGTTATGCGCTTCATGGAAGGCAAGAAAACTCGTTTGATCGGACCGAACTGTCCTGGCGTTATTACTCCAGGGGAGATTAAAATCGGCATCATGCCGGGATATATTCACCAAAAGGGTCACGTAGGCGTCGTTTCCCGTTCGGGAACTTTAACTTACGAAGCGGTTCATCAACTGACTTCCAGCGGCATCGGTCAATCGTCTGCCGTCGGTATCGGCGGAGATCCGGTTAAAGGCTCGGAATTTATCGATATCCTTAAGCTGTTCAATGAAGATCCGGACACTTACGCGGTTATCATGATCGGCGAAATCGGCGGTACGGCGGAAGAAGAAGCGGCGGAGTGGGTTAAAGCGAACATGACGAAACCCGTCGTCGGCTTCATCGGCGGCGCAACGGCTCCTGCAGGCAAACGTATGGGACATGCCGGCGCGATCATCTCCGGAGGCAAAGGTACGGCTGCCGAGAAAATCTCCGTACTTGAAGCTTGCGGAATCCGCGTCGCTCCGACGCCTTCCGACATGGGCGCGACTCTTGTCGCCGTGCTCGAGGAAAAAGGTTTGCTGGAAAAGTGCAAAGTTTAA
- the sucC gene encoding ADP-forming succinate--CoA ligase subunit beta, with the protein MNIHEYQGKEVLRQYGVNVPRGKVAFTVDEAVSAAKELGSTVTVVKAQIHAGGRGKAGGVKIAKSVEDVAGYAKELLGKVLVTHQTGPEGKEVKRLLIEEGCDIKKEYYIGVVVDRGTGRVVMMGSEEGGMDIEEVAAHSPEKIIKVVVDPAVGLQMFQARQLAYDIKIPGELINKAVKFMLALYKAFEEKDCSIAEINPLVVTGSGDVMALDAKLNFDSNALFRHKDIVELRDLDEEDAKEIQASKFDLSYIALDGNIGCMVNGAGLAMATMDIIKYFGGSPANFLDVGGGATKEKVTEAFKIILSDPNVKGIFVNIFGGIMKCDIIAEGVVAAARELGLDRPLVVRLEGTNVAKGKEILNGSGLNIVAADSMSDGAQKIVSLVK; encoded by the coding sequence ATGAATATTCATGAGTATCAAGGCAAGGAAGTCTTGAGGCAGTATGGCGTTAACGTGCCGCGCGGCAAAGTGGCGTTTACCGTCGACGAAGCCGTAAGCGCAGCGAAAGAACTCGGAAGCACGGTTACCGTCGTTAAAGCACAGATCCATGCTGGCGGACGCGGTAAAGCAGGCGGCGTCAAGATCGCCAAGAGCGTTGAAGACGTAGCGGGCTACGCGAAAGAATTGCTCGGCAAAGTATTGGTAACGCACCAAACGGGTCCGGAAGGCAAGGAAGTCAAACGTCTTCTGATCGAAGAAGGCTGCGACATCAAGAAGGAATATTATATCGGCGTCGTCGTCGATCGGGGTACGGGACGCGTCGTCATGATGGGTTCGGAAGAAGGCGGCATGGATATCGAAGAAGTAGCTGCTCATTCCCCTGAAAAAATCATTAAAGTCGTTGTCGATCCGGCTGTCGGCCTGCAAATGTTCCAAGCGCGTCAATTGGCTTACGACATCAAGATTCCGGGCGAACTCATCAACAAAGCGGTCAAGTTCATGCTTGCCCTCTATAAAGCATTCGAAGAGAAGGATTGCTCCATCGCGGAGATTAATCCACTTGTCGTTACGGGCTCCGGCGACGTTATGGCACTCGATGCGAAGTTGAATTTCGATTCCAACGCGTTGTTCCGTCATAAAGACATCGTCGAGCTTCGCGACTTGGACGAAGAGGACGCTAAAGAAATTCAAGCTTCCAAATTCGATCTTTCCTATATCGCCCTGGACGGCAACATCGGCTGTATGGTCAATGGCGCCGGACTCGCGATGGCGACGATGGATATCATTAAATATTTCGGCGGATCCCCGGCTAACTTCCTAGACGTCGGCGGCGGCGCGACGAAAGAGAAAGTTACGGAAGCGTTTAAGATCATTCTTTCCGATCCGAACGTGAAAGGGATTTTCGTTAATATTTTCGGCGGAATCATGAAGTGCGACATTATTGCCGAGGGCGTAGTCGCAGCGGCTCGCGAGCTTGGTCTTGACCGTCCGCTCGTCGTCCGTCTCGAAGGCACTAACGTAGCAAAAGGCAAAGAAATTTTGAACGGATCGGGCCTGAACATCGTGGCTGCGGATTCGATGTCCGACGGCGCGCAAAAAATCGTGTCGCTCGTGAAATGA